The Pseudoalteromonas spongiae UST010723-006 genome window below encodes:
- a CDS encoding LysR family transcriptional regulator codes for MLIADLKLILKIAELNSISAAAVSLDMQAATASAALKRVEAELGVELFVRTTRHLRLSNAGERFLPQCQESINLLSIAKQNIKADNKDIEGELRVALSSDLGRNIVIPWLDELLDSYPNLSLRSHISDSNIDFYRDAVDLALRYGKPNDTNLYGFKICNIPKLLCATPEYLSQNGEPTKPSDLQAHQGLFYQLQDRINDTWEFLDNDKVIKVKMKGRRAANDGDLVRRWCIKGKGLAVKSAIDIADDLIEGRAVTLMPKFPHKSTELWLICPSRQSITPAVRLVRDECRKRTKALLQKLIDKGILTKSVLD; via the coding sequence ATGTTAATAGCCGATTTAAAACTCATTTTAAAAATTGCTGAACTTAACAGTATTTCTGCTGCGGCAGTATCCCTTGATATGCAGGCGGCAACAGCCAGTGCAGCGTTAAAACGTGTTGAGGCCGAGCTTGGTGTGGAACTGTTTGTTCGTACTACCCGTCACTTGAGGCTGTCAAACGCCGGTGAGCGCTTTTTACCGCAATGCCAAGAATCGATAAATTTACTCTCTATCGCCAAACAAAATATTAAAGCTGATAATAAAGACATTGAGGGCGAATTACGCGTTGCTTTATCGTCCGATTTAGGGCGAAACATTGTAATACCCTGGCTAGATGAACTACTTGATAGTTACCCAAATTTAAGTTTGCGCAGTCATATTAGTGACAGCAATATCGATTTTTATCGTGACGCAGTTGATTTGGCGCTTCGTTATGGCAAGCCAAACGATACAAACTTATATGGTTTTAAAATTTGTAATATTCCAAAGCTACTGTGCGCAACGCCCGAATATTTAAGCCAAAATGGCGAACCAACTAAACCGTCAGATTTACAAGCGCATCAAGGGCTTTTTTATCAGCTACAAGATCGCATCAACGACACTTGGGAGTTTTTAGATAACGACAAGGTAATAAAAGTAAAAATGAAAGGTCGACGTGCGGCTAACGACGGAGATTTGGTGAGACGATGGTGTATAAAAGGCAAAGGCCTTGCCGTTAAATCAGCGATAGATATTGCCGATGACCTGATTGAGGGCAGAGCAGTGACATTAATGCCTAAATTCCCCCATAAAAGTACCGAGTTGTGGCTTATTTGCCCAAGTAGACAATCAATCACCCCGGCCGTGCGATTAGTGCGAGATGAGTGCAGAAAACGCACGAAAGCGCTGCTGCAAAAACTGATAGATAAAGGAATATTGACGAAAAGCGTACTTGATTAG
- a CDS encoding nitroreductase family protein, giving the protein MTHPIITDLNRRYTSKRYDASKKISQSDLDIILEAIRLSPSSINSQPWKIIVISSDEAKQRMHQTFVNKFQFNQPHIKAASHTLLFAYNPKYARSDYEKVIDTDIKNGRTLAENKEQAFGAFAFVDLNTDEHGNNAHWTKAQTYIALGNTMHTVARLGIDSTPMEGVDKDMISELFADELNGYVCEVALAIGYHEESEDYNATLPKSRLAKDQVITIL; this is encoded by the coding sequence ATGACACACCCAATTATTACTGACCTAAATCGTCGTTATACAAGTAAACGTTACGATGCGAGTAAAAAGATTTCACAATCAGATTTAGATATCATTTTAGAAGCTATTCGCTTATCACCATCGTCAATTAACTCACAGCCTTGGAAAATTATTGTGATTAGTTCTGATGAAGCGAAACAGCGTATGCATCAAACATTTGTTAACAAGTTCCAGTTTAATCAGCCGCACATTAAGGCAGCATCTCATACGTTGCTATTCGCTTATAACCCTAAATATGCCCGCAGCGATTATGAAAAGGTGATTGATACTGATATAAAGAATGGCCGTACATTAGCTGAAAATAAAGAACAAGCATTCGGTGCGTTTGCATTTGTTGATTTAAATACGGACGAACATGGTAACAACGCACATTGGACTAAGGCGCAAACTTACATTGCACTGGGTAATACAATGCACACAGTAGCGCGTTTAGGTATTGATTCAACACCAATGGAAGGCGTTGATAAAGACATGATCAGCGAATTATTTGCCGATGAATTAAACGGTTACGTATGTGAAGTTGCGCTTGCGATTGGTTACCACGAAGAAAGCGAAGATTACAACGCCACGTTACCAAAATCACGTTTAGCAAAAGACCAAGTAATTACAATTTTGTAA